A window of Hemitrygon akajei unplaced genomic scaffold, sHemAka1.3 Scf000046, whole genome shotgun sequence contains these coding sequences:
- the LOC140720756 gene encoding C-type lectin domain family 9 member A-like isoform X2: protein MHSELRHHFCELLTSRREQMCSKNWVTNKDRSYYVSTFETSFEKAIQECSNRHSRLLEINSSDEALFVSHNLLDINSGFWIEKCENGNVGHSLLYKGSSESPVCSQCVRSNPCDGNWSFICERSAALFPDVPEKIQDLCQQPVEKT from the exons ATGCACAGCGAACTCCGAcaccatttctgtgaattgttgaccagcagaagag AGCAAATGTGTTCCAAGAACTGGGTCACAAATAAAGACCGGAGTTATTACGTATCCACGTTTGAAACATCTTTCGAAAAAGCGATTCAAGAATGTTCAAATCGTCATTcaaggctgctggaaatcaattcaagcgatgaagcg ctctttgtaTCCCACAATCTTCTGGACATCAACTCTGGATTCTGGATTGAAAAATGCGAAAACGG GAATGTGGGCCACAGTCTCCTGTACAAGGGGTCCTCTGAATCGCCCGTCTGCAGTCAGTGCGTAAGGAGTAACCCTTGTGATGGTAATTGGAGTTTCATCTGCGAGAGGTCGGCAGCTTTGTTCCCGGATgttcctgaaaagatccaggatctctgtcaacagccAGTGGAGAAGACATGA
- the LOC140720701 gene encoding NACHT, LRR and PYD domains-containing protein 3-like gives MATETEFTISDLLAEGGEYRLYQLTKFYRDRLKHAIEEKVERLGWMLTKQGHFSREENEKVTELTEKGNRTESSRLFLSLVNGKGSRARRAMWESFVMWRTELPKLDRILREIQELGPDPEEYINIAQGLSELPTELTDVQQKHKETLRAQTETLRVNTILMTEKMKVFQLDDRYTKLTVISTLRHRRLVEHELLARGRDHEEYREKHLRGALEKIQTAQLFHSSFSRSKSKSGSSAAVAGVPGIGKTTMVQKIVYDWAAGKIFQQFQFVFSFKFRDLNSINCRINLRELILDQYPYFGNILREVWKNPEGLLFIFDGLDEFKHRIDFADSRRDTEPKHQCSDPEWWCEVSDIVYSLIQGKLLPGCSVLVTTRPTVLHFLEKAKVGVWAEILGFVGEERKEYFIRHFEDQTVAAAVFKHVQENEILYTMSYNPSYCWILALALGPFFTQRVRDPQRVPKTITQLYSYYIYNILKNHCREIESPRDVLHRVGQMAYRGVSEKKIVFTDGDLINYNLQPSQFLSGFLLELLEREDSARSVVYTFPHLTIQEFVAAVAQFLTVHPEDILKFLTEAHKTEDGRFEVFLRFVAGLSNPMTARGLEEFLGPFPHQTTCGVIDWVKEEVKRQSGNTRSEDSKRSLLNTLHYLFESQNRDLAQAALGSMKTLSLRELPLTPIDCAVLSHVIGLSDTIKELDLWNCHIQCEGLQRLGPGLHKCQELKLGFNDLGDSGVKLVSMALGNPECKIQKLWLRDVGLTDSGAEDLASALSTNPSLTELDLSNNTLGDSGVKLVFSALGNTECKVQKLELNRVGLTDSGAENLASSLSTNPTLTELDLSNNKLGDSGVKLVSEALKALRNPECKIQKLRLNDVGLTDSGTDDLASALSTNPSLTGLDLGLNSLTDRSVPALRRLILTCPNLNWIELDGNRFSQTGEKDLRSLREVRRGLTVIV, from the exons atggctacAG agacagagtTTACAATCTCCGACCTCCTGGCAGAGGGTGGCGagtatcgactgtaccaactaacaaagttctacagggacagactcaaacatgcaattgaagaaaaagttgaaagactcggttggatgttgacaaagcAGGGACATTTCAgcagagaagaaaatgag aaagtcactgaactgacagagaagggaaaccggacagagagttccagactcttcctcagtttggtgaatggcaaaggctcccgggcccggagggcgatgtgggaatcctttgtgatgtggaggactgagttaccgaagttggacaggatactgagggaaatacaggagctcg GTCCTGACCCAGAGGAATACATAAACATCGCACAAGGGTTGTCTGAGTTACCCACTGAACTGAcag atgttcaacagaaacacaaggagactctgcgggcacaaactgaaacactgagagtgaacacgatcctgatgacggagaagatgaaggttttccagctggatgATCGGTACACaaagctcacggtcatttctactcttcgacatcggagactggtggaacacgagctgctggcaagaggcagagaccacgaggagtatAGAGAGAAACATCTCCGTGGAGCGCTGGAAAAAATACAGACTGCTCAGTTATTCCATAGCAgtttttcccggagtaaatccaaatctgggagttctgCAGCAGTAGCCGGAGTGCCAggaatcgggaaaacaacaatggtacaaaagattgtttatgactgggccgcggggaaaatattccaacaattccagtttgtcttcagtttcaaattccgggatttaaactctattaactgcagaataaacctgagggaactgattctggatcagtatccttactttgggaatatcctgagagaggtctggaagaacccagagggattgctgtttatattcgatggtttggatgaattcaagcacagaatcgattttgcggacagtcggagagatacagaacccaagcaccagtgctcagatcccgagtggtggtgtgaagtgtctgacatagtgtacagtttaatccagggcaagctgctcccagggtgttcagtgctggtgaccacccgccccactgtgttacatttcttggaaaaagcgAAGGtcggtgtctgggctgaaatcctgggatttgttggtgaggaacggaaggaatatttcatcaggcattttgaagatcagacggtggcagcagctgttttcaaacacgtgcaggagaacgagatcctgtacaccatgagctacaacccttcctactgctggatcctcgctctggcactgggccccttcttcacacaaagagtcagggacccgcagagagttcccaagaccatcactcaactgtactcctactatatttacaatatcctgaaaaatcactgccgtgagattgagagcccccgtgatgtgttacacagggttggtcagatggcctacagaggagtgtccgagaagaagattgtgtttacagatggagatttgatcaattacaatctgcagccttcccagttcctgtccgggttcctgctggagcttttggagagagaggattctgcccggagcgtggtgtacacattcccacacctcaccatccaagagtttgtagctgcagtcgcacaattcctgactgTACATCCcgaggatatcctgaaattcctcactgaagcccacaagaCGGAAGATggacgatttgaggtatttctccgtttcgttgctggtctctccaacccaatgacagctcggggacTGGAGGAGTTTCtcggtccatttcctcatcaaacaacctgcggggtgattgactgggtgaaggaggaggttaaacgccagagtggaaacacgagGAGTGAAGAtagtaaaaggagcctcctgaacacattgcactacctgtttgagtctcagaatcgtgatctggctcaggccgcactggggtCTATGAAAACACTTTCATTACGTGAATTGCCACTGACCCCTATTGACTGCGCGGtactgtctcatgtcatcggactctctGATACAATAAAAGAGCTCGACCTGTGGAACTGCCACATCCAATGTGAAGGactccagcggctgggacccgggctgcacaagtgccaggagttgaa acttggtttcaatgacctgggagattcaggagtgaaactggtgtctatGGCTCTGGGAAACCccgagtgtaaaatacagaaactgtg gctgagggatgtcggtctcacagattctggggccgaggatctcgcctccgctctcagtacaaacccatcactgacagagCTGGACCTGAGTAATAATACACTGGGAGATTCAGGGGTGAAACTGGTGTTTTCGGCTCTGGGGAACACGGAGTGTAAAGtacagaaactgga gctgaaccgggtcggtctcacagattctggggccgagaATCTCGCCTCctctctcagtacaaacccaacactgacggagctggacctgagtaataataaactgggagattcaggagtgaaactggtgtctgaggCTCTGaaggctctgaggaacccggagtgtaaaatacagaaactgcg gctgaacgatgtcggtctcacagattctgggaccgacgatctcgcctccgctctcagtacaaacccatcacttaCGGGGCTGGATCTGGGATTaaactcgctgacagaccgatctgtccccgctctccgccgcctcatactgacctgCCCGAATCTGAATTGGAtcga gctggacGGGAATCGGTTCAGTCAGACCGGGGAGAAGGATCTGAGATCTCTGCGGGAAGTCAGACGCGGACTGACAGTGAtcgtgtga
- the LOC140720756 gene encoding C-type lectin domain family 9 member A-like isoform X1: MAPRPGKMPMTAQAGPHKQEANENIGITPYHKICLVSLITFVLFAIVVGLSIHEQMCSKNWVTNKDRSYYVSTFETSFEKAIQECSNRHSRLLEINSSDEALFVSHNLLDINSGFWIEKCENGNVGHSLLYKGSSESPVCSQCVRSNPCDGNWSFICERSAALFPDVPEKIQDLCQQPVEKT; this comes from the exons GTCCGCATAAACAGGAGGCGAACGAGAACATCGGAATTACACCGTACCATAAGATCTGTCTAGTCTCTCTAATTACGTTCGTCCTCTTCGCGATCGTGGTCGGgctctcgatccatg AGCAAATGTGTTCCAAGAACTGGGTCACAAATAAAGACCGGAGTTATTACGTATCCACGTTTGAAACATCTTTCGAAAAAGCGATTCAAGAATGTTCAAATCGTCATTcaaggctgctggaaatcaattcaagcgatgaagcg ctctttgtaTCCCACAATCTTCTGGACATCAACTCTGGATTCTGGATTGAAAAATGCGAAAACGG GAATGTGGGCCACAGTCTCCTGTACAAGGGGTCCTCTGAATCGCCCGTCTGCAGTCAGTGCGTAAGGAGTAACCCTTGTGATGGTAATTGGAGTTTCATCTGCGAGAGGTCGGCAGCTTTGTTCCCGGATgttcctgaaaagatccaggatctctgtcaacagccAGTGGAGAAGACATGA